Proteins encoded within one genomic window of Brassica rapa cultivar Chiifu-401-42 chromosome A09, CAAS_Brap_v3.01, whole genome shotgun sequence:
- the LOC103837444 gene encoding motile sperm domain-containing protein 2 — protein sequence MSIRLSSTLFAASISFKNPKSSYSDRSRSCRFSVRSCVSDSPNANKLVLEVKERLAKDCTSLPIGKNGRDDEEMILWFLKDRRFSVDEAIGKLTKAIKWRHEFKVNELSEDSVKAAAETGKAYVHGFLDVKGRPVVIVAPAKHIPGLLDPIEDEKLCVFLLEKALSKLPAGQHKILGIFDLRGFGSQNADLKFLTFLFDVFYYYYPSRLDEVLFVDAPFIFQPIWQFTKPVVKSYASLVKFCSVETVRKEYFTEETIPSNFRS from the exons ATGTCGATCCGTTTGAGCTCAACCCTCTTTGCTGCTTCAATCAGTTTCAAAAACCCGAAGAGCTCTTACAGTGATCGATCTCGGAGCTGCAGATTCTCCGTCAGAAGTTGCGTGTCAGATTCTCCCAATGCGAACAAG CTAGTTTTGGAAGTAAAAGAACGCCTTGCAAAAGACTGCACTAGTCTCCCCATTGGCAAAAACGGACGAGATGATGAGGAAATGATCCTTTGGTTTTTGAAAGACAGGAGATTCTCTGTTGATGAAgccattggaaagctaactaaAGCTATT AAATGGCGTCATGAGTTCAAGGTAAACGAACTATCTGAAGATTCAGTCAAAGCAGCTGCTGAGACAGGAAAAGCATATGTCCATGGGTTTCTAGATGTTAAAGGTCGACCAGTAGTTATTGTAGCTCCTGCAAAACACATCCCAGGG CTGCTTGATCCAATAGAAGATGAAAAGCTGTGTGTGTTTTTACTTGAAAAGGCTTTGAGTAAACTACCAGCAGGACAACACAAGATACTTGGGATCTTTGATCTCCGTGGCTTCGGTTCTCAGAACGCAGATCTTAAGTTCTTGACCTTCCTG TTTGATGTGTTTTACTATTATTATCCAAGCCGTTTGGATGAAGTCCTGTTTGTAGATGCTCCATTCATTTTCCAGCCTATTTGGCAATTCACCAAACCGGTGGTTAAGTCATATGCCTCTCTG GTGAAGTTTTGTTCGGTAGAGACTGTGAGAAAGGAGTACTTCACTGAGGAAACAATACCATCAAACTTCAGAAGCTAA